One genomic window of Bradyrhizobium sp. B124 includes the following:
- a CDS encoding MotA/TolQ/ExbB proton channel family protein encodes MNAKVGAAAASAGTDAAERSVLLLWMIFTGLSVFAAFLLWRYGLIRLMVSSDRTYISSVIAVLYIVTCIHCFWRTRAIAREGEVARGCRAILAAPDGAKVLASDARGLPDGLVTDHIRSLVQKADAQAKGRIDQTLLLRTLADRLRGSNGFGAFVSDTLMKLGLLGTIIGFIIMLAPIASLDAADKVAMKSSMGLMSDGMAVAMYTTLAGLIGSILVRIQYYMLDSATQRVFSDAVVLTETHVTPALERRLGSPP; translated from the coding sequence ATGAATGCCAAGGTCGGCGCCGCCGCCGCATCGGCCGGCACGGATGCGGCGGAGCGCAGCGTCCTGCTGCTCTGGATGATCTTCACCGGCCTTTCGGTGTTCGCCGCCTTCCTGCTGTGGCGCTACGGGCTGATCCGTCTCATGGTCAGTTCCGACCGCACCTACATTTCCAGCGTCATCGCCGTGCTCTACATCGTCACCTGCATCCATTGCTTCTGGCGGACACGGGCGATTGCGCGGGAAGGCGAGGTCGCGCGCGGCTGCCGCGCCATCCTCGCCGCGCCCGATGGCGCCAAGGTGTTGGCATCGGATGCACGCGGCCTGCCTGATGGCCTCGTCACCGATCACATCAGGAGCCTGGTGCAGAAGGCCGATGCGCAAGCCAAGGGCCGCATCGACCAGACCTTGCTGCTGCGGACGCTGGCCGATCGCCTGCGGGGGTCGAACGGCTTTGGAGCCTTCGTGTCCGACACGCTGATGAAGCTCGGCCTGCTCGGCACCATCATCGGCTTCATCATCATGCTGGCGCCGATCGCCTCCCTCGATGCCGCCGACAAGGTCGCGATGAAATCGTCGATGGGCCTGATGAGCGACGGCATGGCGGTCGCGATGTACACGACGCTGGCCGGGCTGATCGGCTCGATCCTGGTCCGGATCCAGTATTACATGCTGGATTCCGCGACCCAGCGGGTGTTCTCCGATGCGGTCGTGCTGACCGAGACGCACGTCACCCCGGCGCTGGAACGTCGCCTCGGATCGCCGCCATGA
- a CDS encoding histidine kinase, which yields MRLVLQLVARLLVIVALCLGAATVWATIDAYRSVDRATSASAERVSQALEALYWRELLLRSNRMREQLLPAPDWRTIETMGLIAPGICVQFEPAGAFEKPLCGQSKGIGKAPPRWFAATVQTVLGDHATVERPISARTATAGTVRAVSDPDAAIALAWQHILDNIHVALLMALAIALLASLAIAHTLAPAHSIVSALRRMAEGEYRTPLPRVRSMDLAMIGRAVGDLGDRLAQAEEERTMLTRRLLEIRSDERRALARELHDEFGQNLTAILAFATTIEASAGDKYAAGTEIAQDARMISQATRRIIACLRDTLNRLRHPPAEELGLEASLVDLVDSWRSRSTQPMIQLDLQGDLADISGTVAATAYRIAQECLTNALRHSAAREIVLRIERRTGTENALLVRVEDDGGGDAAKVAQSAGFGLTGVSERVAALGGSLSIAAARRGLSVAATIPLAA from the coding sequence ATGCGCCTCGTGCTTCAACTGGTCGCCCGCCTGCTCGTCATCGTCGCGCTGTGCCTCGGCGCGGCCACCGTCTGGGCCACGATCGATGCCTATCGCAGCGTCGATCGCGCCACGTCGGCGTCCGCCGAGCGGGTCTCGCAGGCGCTTGAAGCATTGTACTGGCGCGAATTGCTGCTGCGCAGCAACCGGATGCGCGAACAACTGCTGCCGGCGCCGGACTGGCGCACCATCGAAACCATGGGACTGATCGCGCCGGGGATCTGCGTGCAGTTCGAACCGGCCGGCGCCTTCGAGAAGCCGCTGTGCGGCCAGAGCAAGGGGATCGGCAAGGCGCCGCCGCGCTGGTTCGCGGCAACCGTGCAGACCGTGCTCGGCGATCACGCGACCGTCGAGCGGCCGATCAGCGCCCGCACTGCCACCGCCGGAACCGTCCGCGCCGTCTCCGATCCGGACGCAGCGATCGCGCTCGCCTGGCAGCACATCCTGGACAACATCCACGTCGCGCTGCTGATGGCGCTCGCCATCGCGCTGCTCGCCTCGCTCGCGATCGCGCACACGCTGGCGCCCGCCCACTCCATCGTGTCGGCGCTGCGGCGCATGGCCGAGGGCGAGTACCGCACGCCGCTGCCGCGCGTCCGCTCGATGGATCTCGCGATGATCGGACGCGCCGTCGGCGATCTCGGCGACCGCCTCGCGCAGGCCGAGGAGGAACGCACGATGCTGACGCGGCGGCTGCTCGAAATCCGCAGCGACGAACGCCGCGCGCTGGCGCGCGAGCTGCACGACGAGTTCGGCCAGAATCTCACCGCGATCCTGGCCTTCGCCACCACGATCGAGGCAAGCGCCGGGGACAAATACGCCGCCGGTACCGAAATTGCGCAGGATGCACGGATGATCTCGCAGGCGACGCGCCGCATCATCGCCTGCCTGCGCGATACGCTGAACCGCCTGCGCCATCCGCCGGCCGAGGAGCTCGGGCTCGAGGCAAGCCTGGTCGATCTCGTCGACAGCTGGCGATCGCGCTCGACGCAGCCGATGATCCAGCTCGATTTGCAGGGCGATCTGGCCGACATCAGCGGCACGGTCGCCGCGACTGCCTATCGCATCGCGCAGGAGTGCCTGACCAATGCGCTGCGCCACAGCGCTGCGCGCGAGATCGTGCTGCGGATCGAGCGGCGCACCGGAACCGAGAACGCGCTCTTGGTGCGGGTCGAGGACGACGGCGGCGGCGATGCCGCCAAGGTGGCGCAGTCGGCGGGCTTCGGCCTCACCGGCGTGAGCGAGCGCGTGGCCGCGCTCGGCGGTTCGCTGTCGATCGCGGCTGCCCGCCGCGGCCTCTCGGTCGCCGCCACGATCCCGCTTGCCGCCTGA
- a CDS encoding response regulator transcription factor — MAAKTTNVKSRGISILLVDDHPVVRQGYRRVLEHQDDFSVVAEADNAANAYRAFKSHQPDVVVMDISMPGASGLEAIRNIRARDADARILVFSMHSEAAQVKAAFGAGASGFVTKGSEPAELIAAIRSVARGEHAMSDDVARVLALESLVPSKSALDQLGEREIEILRQFAAGHTKEQIAENLNLSTKTVQNYHYLIKAKTGMRTDAQLVRLAVECGLANL; from the coding sequence ATGGCCGCAAAGACAACGAATGTGAAGAGTCGTGGCATCTCGATCCTGCTGGTCGACGATCATCCCGTCGTCCGCCAGGGCTACCGGCGCGTGCTCGAGCATCAGGACGATTTCAGCGTGGTCGCCGAGGCCGACAACGCCGCCAACGCCTACCGCGCCTTCAAGTCGCACCAGCCCGATGTAGTGGTGATGGACATCTCGATGCCCGGCGCGAGCGGACTGGAAGCGATCCGCAACATCCGCGCGCGCGACGCCGACGCTCGCATCCTGGTCTTCAGCATGCACAGCGAGGCCGCGCAGGTGAAGGCGGCGTTCGGCGCCGGCGCCAGCGGCTTCGTCACCAAGGGCAGCGAGCCGGCAGAGCTGATCGCGGCGATCCGCTCGGTGGCGCGCGGCGAGCATGCGATGAGCGACGACGTCGCCCGGGTGCTCGCGCTGGAGAGCCTGGTGCCGTCCAAATCGGCCCTCGACCAGCTCGGCGAGCGGGAGATCGAGATCCTCCGGCAGTTCGCGGCAGGCCACACCAAGGAGCAGATCGCTGAAAACCTCAACCTCAGCACCAAGACCGTGCAGAACTACCACTATCTGATCAAGGCCAAGACCGGCATGCGGACCGACGCCCAGCTGGTCCGCCTGGCCGTCGAATGCGGGCTGGCGAATTTGTAG
- the purB gene encoding adenylosuccinate lyase encodes MIPRYTRPEMASIWEPQTRFKIWFEIEAHAADALAELGVIPKEAAKTIWAKGKDATFDVARIDEIERETKHDVIAFLTHLAEIVGPEARFVHQGMTSSDVLDTCLNVQLKRAADLLIADLDRVLAALKTRAFEHKMTPTIGRSHGIHAEPVTFGLKLAYAHAEFARARARLVAARDEISTCAISGAVGTFAQIDPRVEEHVAKAMGLRPEPVSTQVIPRDRHAMYFATLGVIAASVERLAVEVRHLQRTEVLEAEEFFSEGQKGSSSMPHKRNPVLSENLSGLARMVRAYVTPALENVVLWHERDISHSSAERMMAPDATVTLDFALVRLAGLIEKLLVYPQNMQKNLDRLGGLVHSQRVLIALTQKGASREDAYKFVQRNAMPVWRGEGDFQTLLKQDADVKKYLTDAEIEEKFDLGYHLKHVDAIFQRVFGEA; translated from the coding sequence ATGATCCCCCGTTACACCCGCCCGGAAATGGCTTCCATCTGGGAGCCTCAGACGCGTTTCAAGATCTGGTTCGAGATCGAGGCGCATGCCGCCGACGCGCTCGCCGAGCTCGGCGTGATCCCCAAGGAAGCCGCCAAGACGATCTGGGCCAAGGGCAAGGATGCCACCTTCGACGTCGCGCGGATCGACGAGATCGAGCGTGAGACCAAGCACGACGTCATCGCCTTCCTGACCCATCTCGCCGAGATCGTCGGCCCCGAGGCGCGCTTCGTGCACCAGGGCATGACCTCCTCCGACGTGCTCGACACCTGCCTCAACGTCCAGCTCAAGCGTGCCGCCGACCTCTTGATCGCCGATCTCGACCGGGTGCTGGCGGCGCTGAAGACGCGTGCCTTCGAGCACAAGATGACGCCGACCATCGGCCGCTCCCACGGCATCCATGCCGAGCCGGTCACGTTCGGCCTCAAGCTCGCCTATGCCCATGCCGAGTTCGCACGCGCCCGCGCCCGCCTGGTCGCGGCGCGCGACGAGATCTCGACCTGCGCGATCTCGGGCGCGGTCGGCACCTTCGCCCAGATCGACCCGCGGGTCGAAGAGCACGTCGCGAAGGCGATGGGCCTGCGGCCGGAGCCGGTCTCGACGCAGGTGATCCCGCGCGACCGCCACGCGATGTATTTTGCCACCCTCGGCGTGATCGCCGCCTCGGTCGAGCGGCTCGCGGTCGAGGTGCGCCATTTGCAGCGCACCGAGGTGCTGGAAGCCGAGGAGTTCTTCTCCGAGGGCCAGAAGGGCTCGTCGTCGATGCCGCACAAGCGCAATCCGGTGCTGTCGGAGAACCTCTCCGGCCTGGCGCGCATGGTGCGCGCCTATGTGACGCCGGCGCTGGAAAACGTCGTGCTGTGGCACGAGCGCGACATCTCGCACTCCTCGGCCGAGCGCATGATGGCCCCCGACGCCACCGTCACGCTCGACTTCGCGCTGGTCCGGCTCGCCGGCCTGATCGAGAAGCTGCTGGTCTATCCGCAGAACATGCAGAAGAACCTCGACCGGCTCGGTGGCCTGGTGCATTCGCAGCGCGTGCTGATCGCGCTGACCCAGAAGGGCGCCAGCCGTGAGGACGCCTACAAGTTCGTGCAGCGCAACGCGATGCCGGTCTGGCGCGGCGAAGGCGACTTCCAGACGCTGCTGAAGCAGGACGCGGACGTGAAGAAATACCTGACGGATGCCGAGATCGAGGAAAAGTTCGACCTCGGCTATCACCTCAAGCATGTCGACGCGATCTTCCAGCGGGTGTTCGGGGAAGCGTGA
- a CDS encoding M20 aminoacylase family protein, whose protein sequence is MPIVNRVAALSDEMAAWRHDFHENPELLYEVHRTAGIVADKLREFGCDEVVTGIGRTGVVGVIRGRKSGSGKTIGLRADMDALPIAEASGVAYASKIPGKMHACGHDGHTAMLLGAAKYLTETRNFDGTAVVIFQPAEEGGAGGKAMVDDGLMTRWGIQEVYGLHNMPGLPEGYFATTPGPMLASSDTLKIVVRGKGGHAGAAPHEAVDSVLIGAQIINALQSIVSRNVDPLKSAVISITMFEAGAAFNVIPETVTLGGTVRTLDPGVRDLVERRIGEVASNIAKAYGGSAETDYGRMYPVTLNHAREAGIAAEVARDVAGADRVNDNLVPVMGAEDFAFMLEARPGAFVFLGMGDGPMCHHPAYKFNDNILGHGASYWVRLVEKQMPAG, encoded by the coding sequence ATGCCCATCGTCAATCGCGTTGCCGCCCTCTCGGATGAAATGGCCGCCTGGCGCCATGACTTCCACGAGAACCCCGAACTGCTCTACGAGGTCCACCGCACCGCCGGCATCGTCGCCGACAAGTTGCGCGAGTTCGGCTGCGACGAGGTGGTGACGGGGATCGGGCGCACCGGCGTGGTCGGCGTGATCCGCGGCCGCAAGTCCGGATCAGGCAAGACCATCGGGCTGCGCGCCGACATGGACGCGCTGCCGATCGCCGAGGCCTCGGGCGTCGCCTACGCCTCGAAGATCCCCGGCAAGATGCACGCCTGCGGCCATGACGGCCACACCGCGATGCTGCTGGGCGCTGCGAAATACCTCACCGAGACCCGCAATTTCGACGGCACCGCGGTCGTGATCTTCCAGCCCGCCGAGGAAGGTGGCGCCGGCGGCAAGGCGATGGTCGACGACGGCTTGATGACCCGCTGGGGCATCCAGGAGGTCTATGGCCTGCACAACATGCCCGGCCTGCCCGAGGGCTATTTCGCGACCACGCCCGGCCCGATGCTGGCCTCGTCGGACACCTTGAAGATCGTCGTCCGCGGCAAGGGCGGCCATGCCGGCGCTGCCCCGCACGAGGCGGTCGACAGCGTGCTGATCGGCGCCCAGATCATCAATGCGCTGCAATCGATCGTGTCGCGCAATGTCGATCCGCTGAAATCGGCGGTCATCTCGATCACCATGTTCGAGGCCGGCGCCGCGTTCAACGTGATCCCGGAGACCGTCACGCTCGGCGGCACCGTGCGCACGCTGGATCCCGGCGTTCGCGATCTGGTCGAGCGCCGGATCGGCGAGGTCGCCTCCAACATCGCCAAGGCCTATGGCGGATCGGCAGAGACCGACTATGGGCGCATGTATCCGGTGACGCTGAACCATGCGCGCGAGGCCGGCATCGCCGCCGAGGTCGCCCGCGATGTGGCCGGCGCCGACCGTGTCAACGACAATCTGGTGCCGGTCATGGGCGCCGAGGATTTCGCGTTCATGCTGGAAGCGCGCCCCGGCGCGTTCGTCTTCCTCGGCATGGGCGACGGCCCGATGTGCCACCACCCGGCGTACAAGTTCAACGACAACATCCTCGGCCACGGCGCGTCCTACTGGGTGCGGCTGGTCGAGAAGCAGATGCCGGCGGGCTAG
- a CDS encoding agmatine deiminase family protein, translating to MPDEGAPHAATWMAFGAEVELWGTKLLPIVRNNVASVAKAIAVYEPVKMLVREEDYHIAARLCGPSVGLVVQPLDDVWLRDTGPVFVSNPAGQLGAVGFNFNGWGNKPQPYARDARVAEHLAGAAQATFLKADLVLEGGGIEVDGEGTAIITESCVLNPNRNPGVSKDKCEAELSRLLGLDKIIWLPGIAGKEITDGHTDFYARFTSPGVVVAGLEMDPSFDDDYGVTREHLKMLRASTDARGRRLKVVELPGPTTVRPKYGNEDDFAAGYINFYVCNGAVIAPEFGDPAADRNACERLRELYPGREIIQLNIDGIAAGGGGIHCTTQQQPRS from the coding sequence ATGCCAGACGAAGGCGCCCCGCATGCTGCCACCTGGATGGCCTTTGGCGCCGAGGTGGAGCTCTGGGGCACCAAGCTCCTTCCCATCGTCAGAAATAATGTCGCCAGCGTTGCCAAGGCGATCGCGGTCTATGAGCCGGTGAAGATGCTCGTGCGCGAGGAGGATTACCACATCGCCGCGCGACTGTGCGGTCCCTCGGTCGGCCTCGTCGTTCAACCGCTCGATGATGTGTGGCTGCGCGACACGGGACCGGTCTTTGTGAGCAATCCTGCCGGGCAACTCGGCGCCGTCGGTTTCAATTTCAACGGCTGGGGCAACAAGCCGCAACCTTATGCACGTGATGCTAGGGTAGCAGAGCATCTGGCTGGAGCCGCGCAGGCAACCTTCTTGAAAGCCGATCTGGTGCTGGAAGGCGGCGGGATCGAAGTCGACGGTGAAGGAACAGCTATCATCACCGAGAGCTGCGTCCTCAACCCAAATCGCAATCCCGGTGTGTCGAAGGACAAATGCGAAGCCGAGCTGTCTCGCCTGCTTGGGCTGGACAAGATCATCTGGCTGCCCGGCATCGCCGGCAAGGAGATCACCGACGGCCATACCGACTTCTATGCACGCTTCACCAGCCCAGGCGTTGTTGTCGCAGGCCTTGAGATGGACCCGTCGTTTGACGACGACTACGGGGTCACGAGAGAGCACCTGAAAATGCTGCGCGCGTCGACGGATGCAAGAGGTCGACGCCTGAAGGTTGTGGAGCTGCCAGGTCCAACGACGGTCCGTCCAAAATACGGCAATGAGGACGATTTCGCCGCCGGATATATTAATTTCTATGTCTGCAATGGTGCGGTGATCGCCCCGGAGTTCGGCGACCCGGCAGCCGACCGCAACGCGTGCGAGAGGTTACGCGAGCTGTATCCGGGCCGGGAGATCATCCAGCTCAACATCGACGGCATCGCTGCCGGCGGTGGCGGCATTCACTGCACCACGCAACAGCAGCCGCGTTCGTGA
- a CDS encoding cytochrome b, with protein MIRNTTASWGSLARAFHWVLGITIIGMLAYGWWMNHFPARADKFFYRSIHADIGYLVLLLTVLRLLWRGVNPTPALPADMPSWQRIAAHVSHGALYAVTILVAMLGWAHSGSRAQDYSSFFGLFHVPQITSPDKAAADAYEGRHIFFAYVLLALIVLHLAAVAFHHFVKRDRVAARMLGAGEADRAQEAR; from the coding sequence ATGATCCGCAATACGACCGCGAGCTGGGGCTCGCTCGCCCGCGCGTTCCACTGGGTGCTGGGCATCACCATCATCGGCATGCTGGCCTATGGCTGGTGGATGAACCACTTCCCGGCACGGGCGGACAAGTTTTTCTACCGGTCGATCCATGCCGATATCGGCTATCTGGTGCTGCTGCTGACCGTGCTGCGGCTGCTCTGGCGCGGCGTCAATCCGACGCCGGCGCTGCCGGCCGACATGCCCTCCTGGCAGCGGATCGCCGCCCACGTCAGCCATGGCGCGCTCTATGCCGTCACCATCCTGGTCGCGATGCTGGGCTGGGCGCATTCCGGATCACGCGCGCAGGATTATTCGAGCTTCTTCGGCCTGTTCCACGTTCCCCAGATCACCTCGCCTGACAAGGCGGCGGCGGATGCCTATGAAGGTCGCCACATCTTCTTCGCCTATGTGCTGCTCGCGCTGATCGTGCTGCACCTCGCCGCGGTCGCCTTCCATCATTTCGTCAAGCGCGACCGGGTCGCGGCGCGGATGCTGGGGGCGGGCGAGGCCGATCGAGCTCAAGAGGCCCGCTAG
- the murI gene encoding glutamate racemase: protein MSSPPTILIFDSGLGGLTVLREIVRARPDAHYVYVADDAFFPYGHHTEDEIIARVVPLVGELIEAHAPDLVVIACNTASTLVMSHLRDAYRLPFVGTVPAIKPACASSKTRRVSVLGTRGTVKREYTRKLISDFAQGCEVTLVGSGELASLAEAALSGEKVRDEDIVAELAPCFVGDGANDPARTDTVVLACTHYPLLLERLTRLAPWPVDWIDPAPAIARRVADLLGPAGMESDEAGAEMIFTSKRPHRLTEALTPFFGGRVPA, encoded by the coding sequence GTGTCCAGTCCCCCGACCATCCTCATCTTCGATTCCGGCCTCGGCGGCCTCACCGTACTGCGCGAGATCGTTCGGGCCCGGCCCGACGCGCACTATGTGTATGTCGCCGACGACGCCTTCTTCCCCTATGGCCACCATACCGAGGACGAGATCATCGCCCGGGTGGTACCGCTGGTCGGCGAGCTGATCGAGGCCCACGCGCCCGATCTCGTCGTAATCGCCTGCAACACGGCATCGACCCTGGTCATGTCGCACCTGCGCGATGCCTATCGCCTGCCCTTCGTCGGCACGGTGCCGGCGATCAAGCCGGCCTGCGCCTCGTCGAAGACCAGGCGCGTCTCGGTACTCGGCACAAGAGGCACCGTGAAACGGGAATATACCCGCAAGCTGATCTCGGATTTCGCGCAGGGCTGCGAGGTGACGCTGGTCGGCTCCGGTGAGCTCGCTTCGCTCGCCGAAGCCGCGCTCAGCGGCGAGAAGGTGCGCGACGAGGACATCGTGGCCGAGCTCGCGCCCTGCTTCGTCGGCGACGGCGCCAATGACCCCGCCCGCACCGACACCGTCGTGCTCGCCTGCACGCATTATCCGCTGTTGCTGGAACGCCTGACCAGGCTCGCGCCCTGGCCGGTCGACTGGATCGATCCGGCGCCCGCGATCGCCCGCCGCGTCGCCGATTTGCTCGGCCCGGCCGGCATGGAGAGCGATGAGGCCGGCGCCGAGATGATCTTCACCTCGAAGCGCCCGCACAGACTGACCGAAGCGCTGACGCCCTTCTTCGGCGGCCGTGTCCCGGCCTGA
- a CDS encoding aldolase/citrate lyase family protein: protein MTSAPLTPLNRLRKAWRDKRPTFGAIATIPSIQTVQIMAQSLDWIIVDLEHGPIDLGTAHGMIVATSGTPCVPMVRIAANEPHLAKAPMDIGALGINFPMICNRGDAEKAARSVRYPPKGDRLWGPFHAPFRWGVSMNDYMATADDDMICMITIEHVDAVNRIDEIMATPGIDLAVIGPGDLATSINKRGLADDPEVVALMQRAEQGIMKSGVPIGGVARTAEQANAMIERGYLALALGFDWSLFQRGIAAAFAGIKR, encoded by the coding sequence TTGACCTCAGCACCGCTGACGCCGCTCAACCGCCTGCGCAAGGCGTGGCGCGACAAGCGCCCGACCTTCGGCGCGATCGCGACCATTCCGAGCATCCAGACCGTGCAGATCATGGCGCAGTCGCTGGACTGGATCATCGTCGATCTCGAGCATGGCCCGATCGATCTCGGCACCGCGCATGGGATGATCGTGGCCACGTCAGGCACGCCATGCGTGCCGATGGTGCGGATCGCCGCCAACGAGCCGCACCTCGCCAAGGCGCCGATGGACATCGGCGCGCTCGGCATCAACTTCCCGATGATCTGCAACCGCGGCGACGCCGAGAAGGCTGCGCGCAGCGTGCGCTATCCGCCGAAGGGCGACCGGCTCTGGGGCCCGTTCCATGCGCCGTTCCGTTGGGGCGTCTCGATGAACGACTACATGGCGACCGCGGACGACGACATGATCTGCATGATCACGATCGAGCATGTCGATGCCGTCAACCGGATCGACGAGATCATGGCGACACCAGGCATCGACCTCGCGGTGATCGGGCCCGGCGATCTCGCCACCTCGATCAACAAGCGCGGGCTAGCAGACGATCCCGAAGTGGTCGCGCTGATGCAGCGCGCCGAACAAGGCATCATGAAGAGCGGCGTGCCGATCGGCGGCGTCGCGCGCACCGCCGAGCAGGCCAATGCGATGATCGAGCGGGGTTACCTCGCGCTCGCGCTCGGCTTCGACTGGTCGTTGTTCCAGCGCGGCATCGCCGCCGCGTTCGCCGGGATCAAGCGGTAG
- a CDS encoding cupin domain-containing protein — MFRKLLLGLTVIAFAGAGAAFAQQSGIKRTPLQKVDFPAGYNTVTAIAEVPAGGASGRHSHPGAETGYVLEGELELVIDGKPPLKLKAGDSYQIPEGAVHDAKTSGDKPLKVLGVYVVKAGEPLAKPAP, encoded by the coding sequence ATGTTCAGGAAGTTGCTGCTTGGTCTTACCGTGATTGCCTTTGCCGGTGCCGGCGCTGCCTTTGCGCAGCAGAGCGGCATCAAGCGGACACCGCTGCAGAAGGTCGATTTCCCGGCGGGCTACAACACGGTCACGGCGATTGCCGAGGTTCCAGCGGGGGGTGCGTCGGGTCGTCACAGCCATCCCGGCGCTGAAACCGGCTATGTGCTCGAGGGCGAGCTGGAACTTGTGATCGACGGCAAGCCGCCGTTGAAGCTGAAGGCAGGCGATTCCTACCAGATCCCGGAAGGTGCGGTGCACGATGCCAAAACTTCCGGCGACAAGCCGCTCAAGGTGCTAGGGGTCTACGTGGTCAAGGCCGGCGAGCCCTTGGCCAAACCGGCGCCGTGA
- a CDS encoding acyltransferase → MRGKFRRISLPRRLVADLMYASAGVPFVSLTRSLNVRTLVEARARVAQAPGWASIFVKAFALVAKTEPTLRTLHVKWPWPCLYELPCSVGMVAIARVEKGEECVLFERVRGADKMALGDVDALIRRAKTAPLHEIPSFRKILCVTRLPFPLRRLAWAIGMNFGRQRANFCGNFGVTSVAAYGPGELHALSPGPFLLSYGVIKPDLTVDVVLRWDHLVCDAALIAKTLTRLEQVLGGEIAAELGAIRPQADARPVRAVGTRL, encoded by the coding sequence ATGCGCGGTAAATTTCGTCGGATTTCATTGCCGCGCCGTCTCGTCGCCGATCTGATGTACGCGTCGGCCGGCGTGCCGTTCGTCTCCCTGACACGCTCGCTGAACGTTCGTACGCTGGTGGAGGCCCGCGCACGCGTGGCGCAGGCGCCAGGCTGGGCCTCGATCTTCGTCAAGGCATTCGCGCTGGTCGCCAAGACCGAACCGACCCTGCGCACGCTGCACGTCAAATGGCCCTGGCCCTGTCTCTACGAGCTGCCGTGCAGCGTCGGCATGGTGGCCATTGCGCGCGTTGAGAAGGGCGAGGAATGCGTGCTGTTCGAACGCGTCCGGGGCGCCGATAAGATGGCGCTTGGCGATGTCGATGCGCTGATCCGGCGCGCCAAGACCGCGCCGCTCCACGAAATCCCCTCCTTCCGCAAAATACTCTGCGTGACGCGCCTGCCGTTTCCGCTTCGACGCCTGGCTTGGGCGATCGGGATGAATTTCGGCCGGCAGCGCGCCAATTTCTGCGGCAACTTCGGCGTGACATCGGTCGCGGCCTACGGCCCGGGCGAATTGCACGCGCTGAGCCCCGGGCCATTCCTGCTGAGCTATGGCGTGATCAAGCCGGACCTGACCGTCGATGTGGTGCTGCGCTGGGACCATCTGGTCTGCGACGCCGCCCTGATCGCCAAAACCCTGACCCGGCTCGAGCAGGTGCTCGGCGGCGAAATCGCCGCGGAACTGGGCGCGATCCGGCCGCAAGCCGACGCCCGACCGGTCCGGGCCGTCGGAACCCGGCTTTGA
- the rpsD gene encoding 30S ribosomal protein S4: MTKRSEAKYKIDRRMGQNIWGRPKSPVNRREYGPGQHGQRRKGKLSDFGVQLRAKQKLKGYYANISERQFHGIYVEASRLKGDTGENLIGLLERRLDTVVYRAKFVATMFAARQFINHGHVKVNGRKVNIGSYKLKVGDTIEVKEASKQLTPVLEAAQLPERDLPDFLEVDHGKMTAKFVRIPALGDVPFPVQMEPHLIVEFYSR, from the coding sequence ATGACAAAGCGCAGTGAGGCGAAGTACAAGATCGATCGCCGCATGGGCCAGAACATCTGGGGCCGCCCGAAGAGCCCTGTGAACCGCCGCGAATACGGCCCCGGCCAGCACGGCCAGCGCCGCAAGGGCAAGCTCTCCGACTTCGGCGTGCAGCTCCGCGCCAAACAGAAGCTGAAGGGCTACTACGCCAACATTTCCGAGCGCCAGTTCCACGGCATTTATGTCGAGGCCAGCCGCCTGAAGGGCGACACCGGCGAGAACCTGATCGGCCTGCTCGAGCGCCGTCTCGACACCGTGGTCTATCGCGCCAAGTTCGTCGCCACGATGTTCGCTGCGCGCCAGTTCATCAACCACGGCCACGTCAAGGTGAATGGCCGCAAGGTCAACATCGGCAGCTACAAGCTGAAGGTCGGCGACACCATCGAGGTCAAGGAAGCCTCCAAGCAGCTGACCCCGGTGCTGGAAGCCGCCCAGCTGCCCGAGCGCGACCTGCCCGACTTCCTCGAAGTCGATCATGGCAAGATGACCGCGAAATTCGTCCGCATCCCGGCGCTCGGCGACGTGCCGTTCCCGGTGCAGATGGAGCCGCATCTGATCGTCGAATTCTATTCGCGCTGA
- a CDS encoding type II toxin-antitoxin system RelE/ParE family toxin — protein sequence MNVRYTQRALVQIDRALSYVEARSPQGAIHIRDRILDLVTLLQEQPRAGRATSRPGVRRLPATPYPYLIDYRVTPTEIIVMRFRHAARRPIR from the coding sequence GTGAACGTCCGCTATACGCAACGCGCACTTGTTCAGATTGATCGAGCGCTGTCCTATGTCGAGGCACGATCGCCTCAAGGGGCAATCCACATTCGCGACCGCATCCTGGACCTTGTCACGCTGCTGCAGGAACAACCCCGTGCGGGGCGCGCGACAAGCCGTCCAGGCGTCCGCCGGCTGCCGGCCACGCCATATCCGTACCTGATCGACTATCGCGTGACGCCGACCGAGATTATCGTTATGCGGTTTCGTCACGCTGCACGGAGACCAATACGCTAG